A window of Longispora fulva contains these coding sequences:
- a CDS encoding IS256 family transposase codes for MTDAVDAQLVRQLADRARAEGLQLTGEGGLLARLTKVVIESALEGEMDDHLGYGKHERAGRSNARNGTRAKKVLTEAGPVEIVVPRDRDASFEPKIVKKRQRRLSGVDDLVISLSAKGLTTGEISAHLAEIYGAEVSRDTISVITDRVLDGMADWQSRPLDSVYPVLFIDCVNVKVRDGSVANRPIYVALAVTVDGTRDILGLWAGDGGEGAKYWMRVLAEIKNRGTQDVCIVVCDGLKGLPEAITTVWPQAVTQTCIVHLLRNSFRYASRRDWPAIARDLKPVYTAVSEQAALDAFAAFAETWEAKYPAIVRLWTNAWTEFTPFLAFDTEIRKIISTTNAIESINSRIRRAVNARGHFPTEQAALKCVYLALMSLDPTGAGRKRWTARWKIALQAFEITFEGRLVPKLLTHTS; via the coding sequence ATGACCGATGCTGTCGATGCCCAACTGGTGCGGCAGTTGGCGGACCGGGCCCGAGCTGAAGGGCTCCAGCTGACCGGCGAGGGCGGGTTGCTGGCGCGGTTGACGAAGGTCGTGATCGAGTCCGCTCTCGAGGGCGAGATGGATGACCACCTCGGATATGGCAAGCATGAGCGGGCCGGGCGGTCCAACGCCCGGAACGGGACCCGGGCCAAGAAGGTGCTCACCGAGGCCGGGCCGGTGGAGATCGTGGTGCCGCGGGACCGGGACGCCTCTTTCGAGCCGAAGATCGTCAAGAAGCGTCAACGGCGGCTGTCCGGGGTCGATGACCTGGTGATCTCACTGTCGGCGAAGGGCCTCACGACGGGTGAGATCTCCGCTCACCTGGCTGAGATCTATGGCGCCGAGGTCTCCAGGGACACCATCTCGGTGATCACCGACCGGGTCCTTGACGGCATGGCCGACTGGCAATCGCGTCCGCTCGATTCGGTGTATCCGGTGCTGTTCATCGACTGTGTGAACGTGAAGGTGCGCGACGGGTCGGTCGCGAACCGGCCGATCTATGTCGCCCTGGCCGTCACGGTCGACGGGACCCGCGACATTCTCGGGCTATGGGCCGGTGACGGTGGTGAGGGCGCGAAGTACTGGATGCGGGTCCTGGCCGAGATCAAGAACCGGGGAACCCAGGACGTGTGCATCGTCGTCTGCGACGGCCTCAAGGGCCTGCCAGAGGCGATCACGACAGTCTGGCCGCAGGCCGTCACGCAGACCTGCATAGTTCACCTTCTGCGCAACAGCTTCCGTTACGCCTCGCGCCGGGACTGGCCCGCCATCGCCCGCGACCTCAAACCCGTCTACACAGCCGTGTCCGAACAGGCCGCACTCGACGCGTTCGCCGCTTTCGCCGAGACCTGGGAGGCCAAGTACCCGGCGATCGTGAGGCTATGGACCAACGCCTGGACCGAGTTCACCCCGTTCCTGGCCTTCGACACCGAGATCAGAAAGATCATCTCCACCACCAACGCGATCGAGTCCATCAACTCCCGAATCCGCCGGGCCGTCAACGCCCGCGGGCACTTTCCCACCGAGCAAGCTGCCCTCAAATGCGTCTACCTCGCACTGATGAGCCTCGACCCCACCGGCGCCGGCCGCAAACGCTGGACCGCCCGATGGAAAATCGCACTCCAAGCCTTCGAAATCACCTTCGAAGGCCGCCTCGTACCCAAACTCCTCACCCACACCAGCTAG